In Treponema denticola, one genomic interval encodes:
- a CDS encoding Rpn family recombination-promoting nuclease/putative transposase — protein MSTSNRKYKDSVFVDLFSEDEKAKENFLSLYNALHGTNLPMSCPVENIRLDNVMYMNIINDVSCLVDGKIIVLAEHQSTINENMPLRFLEYIARLYEKLQAPTDRYLKKLSKIPTPEFYVFYNGKEDYPETTALKLSDAFITKPEHAPLELSVQVLNINTDKANKILTVCKPLEEYSLFVEEVRNQIQLNPENGFTNAVKMCIEKGILKEYLQRKSREVINMLVAEYDYDTDIAVQREESLRIGIQQGFSDGSYQTKLEIAKNLLTMNFPIESIAKATGLSVQEIETL, from the coding sequence ATGAGTACTTCAAATAGAAAATACAAGGACTCCGTTTTTGTCGACCTTTTTAGTGAAGACGAAAAGGCAAAAGAGAATTTTTTATCTTTATATAATGCTCTGCACGGTACAAATCTACCGATGTCTTGTCCTGTAGAAAATATAAGGCTCGATAATGTCATGTACATGAACATAATCAACGATGTTTCCTGCCTTGTAGATGGTAAAATAATCGTGTTGGCTGAACACCAGTCTACAATAAACGAGAATATGCCTCTACGCTTTTTAGAATACATAGCAAGGCTCTATGAAAAACTGCAAGCACCTACAGACAGGTATTTAAAAAAGCTGTCTAAAATACCTACACCTGAATTTTATGTTTTTTATAACGGCAAGGAAGACTACCCTGAAACTACAGCTCTAAAATTATCTGATGCATTTATAACAAAGCCTGAACACGCCCCGCTGGAACTGAGTGTGCAGGTTTTAAACATCAATACAGATAAGGCAAACAAAATTCTAACAGTCTGCAAACCACTTGAAGAATACAGTCTATTTGTTGAAGAGGTTAGAAACCAAATACAACTCAACCCTGAAAACGGATTTACCAATGCGGTAAAAATGTGTATAGAAAAAGGAATCTTAAAAGAATACTTACAACGAAAATCACGGGAGGTAATCAATATGTTAGTAGCCGAATATGATTATGATACAGACATCGCAGTGCAGAGAGAAGAAAGTCTAAGGATTGGTATACAGCAAGGCTTTTCTGACGGCTCATACCAAACAAAGCTTGAAATAGCAAAAAACTTGCTTACAATGAATTTTCCTATTGAGAGTATTGCAAAAGCTACCGGTTTAAGTGTTCAAGAAATAGAGACTTTATAA
- a CDS encoding metal ABC transporter ATP-binding protein, which yields MVKINSLKFKYPNSKKEVLKNINLEVKQGDYISIVGENGCGKSTLLKLILKLLKIQKGEIIIDAKRIGYLPQKKENLNDFPITLFELLNSYRKILKIRESDCALKALERVNLTEYKNSLVGELSGGQLQKLYIARALIGDPDLLILDEPSTGIDVQGQKEIYSFVKDLNVKKGLTVISVDHNLDAAIFNSTKIFHIKNGEGHLCNPKQYTSEFFNPSFVQFKPKGEK from the coding sequence ATGGTAAAAATAAATTCTCTCAAGTTTAAATACCCGAATTCAAAAAAAGAAGTCTTAAAAAATATAAATTTGGAAGTAAAACAAGGCGATTATATTTCGATTGTGGGAGAAAACGGCTGCGGAAAAAGCACCCTCCTAAAGCTGATCTTAAAATTGCTAAAAATACAAAAAGGTGAAATTATTATCGATGCAAAAAGAATAGGCTATCTTCCGCAAAAAAAAGAAAACCTAAACGATTTCCCGATTACGCTTTTTGAACTTTTAAATTCCTATAGAAAAATATTAAAGATACGGGAAAGCGATTGTGCTCTAAAAGCCCTGGAAAGAGTGAATTTAACCGAATACAAAAACAGCCTTGTAGGAGAGCTTTCGGGAGGTCAGCTTCAAAAACTTTACATAGCCCGTGCCCTTATCGGAGATCCCGACCTTTTAATCTTAGATGAACCTTCTACCGGAATAGATGTTCAGGGACAAAAAGAAATCTATTCTTTTGTAAAAGATTTAAACGTTAAAAAGGGGCTGACCGTCATTTCGGTTGACCATAATTTAGATGCCGCTATTTTTAATTCTACCAAAATATTTCACATAAAAAACGGAGAAGGCCATTTGTGTAATCCCAAACAATATACTTCGGAATTTTTTAATCCGAGCTTTGTTCAATTTAAACCAAAGGGGGAAAAATAA
- a CDS encoding metal ABC transporter permease produces the protein MLQYGFMQNAFIVSFFIGILCPSIGLFLVLRRYSLIGDTLSHSSLAGVTLALASGINPILGAFIFTTAAGALIEALRNTFKEYQDLILSIVLSLSVGIAITLISSGTVRANAETYLFGSVLTVSSSDLITVIALSILSLVTLGLMYHKMVYIALDEDIAKIIGVKVRLINYLFSGLTAATIAVSLKIVGMLVLSSMIALPVATALQLKMSFKKTLIFSILISVADIMLGLVLSYHLNVAPGGFTALVSVIVLIITIGINSFLKQNKLSA, from the coding sequence ATGCTTCAATATGGATTTATGCAAAATGCCTTTATCGTTTCTTTTTTTATAGGAATCCTTTGTCCTTCAATCGGCTTATTTTTAGTGCTCAGAAGATACTCCCTCATAGGAGACACCCTTTCCCACAGCTCCCTTGCAGGCGTTACCCTTGCCCTCGCTTCAGGAATAAACCCCATCCTTGGAGCCTTTATTTTTACGACAGCAGCAGGAGCCCTGATAGAAGCCCTACGGAATACTTTTAAAGAATACCAAGATTTAATCCTTTCAATAGTTTTGTCCTTGAGTGTCGGAATCGCTATTACCCTCATAAGCTCGGGAACCGTTAGAGCAAATGCCGAAACCTATTTATTCGGAAGCGTCTTAACCGTTTCTTCTTCGGATTTAATTACCGTGATTGCCTTAAGTATTTTATCCTTGGTTACTCTCGGCCTCATGTATCACAAGATGGTCTACATAGCCCTCGATGAAGATATTGCAAAAATAATAGGAGTTAAGGTTAGGCTTATCAATTACTTGTTTTCAGGCCTAACAGCAGCAACGATAGCCGTTTCATTAAAAATAGTAGGAATGTTGGTTTTAAGCTCGATGATAGCCCTCCCCGTCGCAACAGCCCTTCAATTAAAAATGAGCTTTAAAAAGACATTGATTTTTTCTATTTTGATAAGCGTTGCAGACATAATGCTCGGCTTGGTCTTATCCTATCACCTAAATGTCGCCCCCGGCGGCTTTACAGCCCTCGTGTCGGTCATCGTATTAATAATAACGATAGGGATAAATTCCTTTTTAAAACAGAATAAACTATCTGCATAA
- a CDS encoding type II toxin-antitoxin system PemK/MazF family toxin, with protein sequence MTRGDVYMLDFGIPAGSEPGMRRPVIIIQSDKKNLNSLNTKIVVPLTSNTVNAELKGNVFIPKNESQLPKNSVALVHQIIVVDKSRLEEKVGKVSKHILLQIEQEIDYVLKE encoded by the coding sequence ATGACTCGTGGTGATGTTTATATGCTTGATTTCGGCATTCCGGCCGGGAGTGAACCAGGGATGAGGCGACCGGTAATAATAATACAGTCCGATAAAAAGAATTTGAATAGTTTAAATACAAAAATAGTTGTCCCTCTTACATCTAATACTGTCAATGCCGAATTAAAAGGTAATGTTTTCATTCCCAAAAATGAATCACAACTTCCAAAAAATTCTGTTGCACTTGTTCATCAAATTATAGTGGTAGATAAATCCCGACTTGAAGAAAAAGTTGGAAAAGTATCCAAGCACATACTTTTACAGATTGAACAAGAAATCGATTATGTGCTAAAAGAATAA
- a CDS encoding immunoglobulin domain-containing protein yields MKNIVAVKTKLIKRFAGLIFAGLVLTLLSACKPALGSSWYSRVNDDIGMTMYITEIFVADNPVVPVLSEVPIDEADKLKKFAEAREYFVNVAPSVEEILSENIKVKAVGALSTMENVDVSIEINGDGVPLVSGKAVPVTIKIKDTQAKYGELTKVIKITQNEPFDLKLESLTIAGENAMSGSVTLPYKKTMISAADIRAEFSYGTEKTVIPVVLEKNSIELKEDESIDVKISVKALKGQYKDFEHFVSVTRAKRAENEDVALEPLEIYVQGIKSEIGKDVSVPSNVTQITEDDIVVIFKTFDNLPVKLNPNPIKFEGNDSATAEISVEGKEGKYLGWNMKLTVKRNADAVYNPVDKNGNKKYVIKVNTITEEIDPFTYYDKDYGFLASKFDEWVVYINDFNNSTNIASYRFKADSWSGSPEQYAGPDFGSGLKHMGNVKFYRYKSRTDRWDGNTPPLFDSEKEKRFYFYRFTASGGVSLDNSMFCVDTHSKFLFYYSDPASISSLGVPSGWTDYAAPSKGSHKQFNEPFYLSDPVGYVKEDGSVVLYSWIKQNITNNNYNAQKNSAFTKPAEKKANGAGFSPYRNNIVKKRTEVITTKNPEYTVARPLILAQPKALRIPLNSTEDAVMEVKTAPAPDGETLSYKWYKNDYQSNEGGTLIPGEVLYTYRPNKTVATNCYIYCEVTNRNSSNGLTDTVKTDAVKLLISSGPLYTDAAQPKIIKEPEGKTLPINTSGNISLKVEALSMDMGQVSYQWYRNTSNSNENGTKLDGETSGVLNLNVDTSSVKTEYYYCVATNTNDKVDGEKTADRASAVAKVEVEEAYKIIFDKEGKGAITAIYEYKENDKYKQKLIKTGDYVKKGEKVTFFARSDEGYEVLSWTGVSEVLENKTIATRVVGQQETVKVVFRKIPDGGKLTIIAKKLENIDIGSKDYLWAAWGAEKDWALFTYDFRARICEDSGDAASNFSSIWAVAETYKSSVELYKKGTSGANSVSSLQFIEKNLTSLNNIPYFQLDTKLAKYNRGAGWSLRDKVYLSDYNQSIIEFVYDKSQDAWKYRVNQYSIPDVDVSIPPVNFILRRGETKDFTISYISSAVGTAEVTYTLKWE; encoded by the coding sequence ATGAAAAACATAGTTGCGGTAAAAACTAAATTAATAAAAAGGTTTGCCGGTCTTATATTTGCAGGCCTTGTTTTAACATTGTTAAGCGCGTGTAAACCTGCTTTGGGATCTTCTTGGTATTCCCGTGTAAATGATGATATAGGGATGACAATGTATATAACCGAAATATTTGTTGCAGACAATCCCGTTGTCCCTGTCCTTTCTGAAGTACCCATTGATGAAGCCGATAAGTTAAAAAAATTTGCTGAAGCTAGAGAGTATTTTGTAAATGTTGCCCCTTCTGTTGAAGAGATACTTTCAGAGAATATAAAGGTAAAGGCTGTGGGAGCTTTATCAACTATGGAAAACGTTGATGTAAGTATTGAAATTAACGGAGATGGGGTGCCCTTGGTTTCAGGAAAAGCAGTTCCTGTAACTATAAAAATAAAGGATACCCAAGCTAAATACGGTGAACTTACAAAGGTTATCAAGATTACTCAAAATGAACCCTTCGACTTAAAATTGGAGAGCCTTACAATTGCCGGAGAAAATGCTATGAGCGGAAGCGTAACTCTTCCTTACAAAAAAACTATGATTTCGGCAGCCGATATTAGGGCGGAATTCAGTTACGGTACGGAAAAAACCGTTATTCCTGTTGTTTTAGAAAAAAACAGCATTGAGCTAAAAGAAGATGAAAGCATTGATGTAAAAATTTCTGTAAAGGCGCTAAAAGGTCAATACAAGGACTTTGAACATTTTGTATCCGTCACCAGAGCAAAGAGAGCTGAAAATGAAGATGTTGCTTTGGAACCTCTGGAGATTTATGTGCAGGGGATTAAAAGTGAAATCGGAAAAGACGTTAGTGTTCCTTCAAATGTAACGCAAATAACCGAGGATGATATAGTTGTCATATTTAAGACCTTTGATAATCTGCCTGTAAAACTTAATCCTAATCCTATAAAATTTGAAGGCAATGATAGTGCCACTGCAGAAATTTCGGTTGAAGGAAAAGAGGGTAAATACTTAGGTTGGAATATGAAGCTTACCGTCAAAAGAAATGCTGATGCCGTATATAATCCTGTAGACAAAAACGGAAATAAAAAATATGTAATAAAGGTAAATACTATAACCGAAGAAATAGATCCCTTTACCTATTATGATAAAGATTACGGCTTTCTTGCATCGAAATTTGATGAATGGGTAGTTTATATCAATGACTTTAATAACAGCACTAATATTGCTTCTTATCGTTTTAAAGCTGATTCATGGTCAGGTTCGCCTGAGCAATACGCAGGCCCTGATTTCGGTTCCGGCCTAAAACATATGGGTAATGTGAAATTTTACCGCTATAAGTCAAGGACGGATAGATGGGATGGTAATACGCCGCCTCTTTTTGATTCGGAAAAAGAAAAACGCTTTTATTTTTACCGTTTTACGGCATCAGGCGGGGTATCGCTTGATAACTCAATGTTCTGTGTTGATACCCATTCTAAATTTCTCTTTTACTATAGCGATCCCGCTTCTATAAGCAGTTTAGGGGTGCCCAGCGGGTGGACCGATTACGCAGCCCCGTCGAAGGGAAGCCATAAACAATTCAATGAACCTTTTTATTTAAGCGATCCTGTCGGTTATGTTAAAGAGGACGGCAGTGTTGTATTGTATAGCTGGATAAAGCAAAATATTACTAATAATAACTATAATGCACAAAAAAATTCTGCATTTACCAAACCTGCCGAAAAAAAAGCAAACGGTGCTGGGTTTTCCCCATACCGTAATAATATTGTCAAAAAGAGAACGGAGGTTATTACAACGAAAAATCCTGAATACACTGTTGCACGCCCCCTTATATTAGCTCAACCTAAGGCCTTGCGGATACCTTTAAACTCAACTGAAGATGCTGTTATGGAGGTTAAGACTGCCCCTGCTCCTGATGGAGAAACTCTTTCATATAAGTGGTATAAAAATGACTATCAATCGAACGAGGGTGGAACATTAATACCTGGAGAAGTATTGTATACTTACCGGCCTAATAAAACCGTCGCAACAAACTGCTACATATATTGTGAAGTAACCAATAGAAATTCTTCTAACGGTCTTACCGATACGGTAAAAACCGATGCTGTAAAACTCTTGATAAGTTCAGGCCCGCTCTATACGGATGCAGCTCAGCCTAAAATTATTAAGGAGCCTGAAGGCAAGACTCTTCCCATAAACACCTCAGGCAATATAAGTCTTAAAGTGGAAGCTCTTTCAATGGATATGGGGCAGGTTTCTTATCAATGGTATAGAAACACTTCTAATAGTAATGAAAATGGAACAAAACTAGACGGAGAGACATCTGGGGTTCTCAATTTAAATGTAGATACTTCTTCGGTAAAAACCGAATACTATTATTGTGTTGCTACAAATACAAACGATAAGGTTGACGGTGAGAAAACTGCTGACAGGGCATCTGCTGTTGCAAAAGTTGAAGTAGAAGAAGCTTATAAAATCATTTTTGATAAGGAAGGTAAAGGCGCCATTACTGCTATTTATGAATATAAGGAAAATGATAAATATAAGCAAAAACTTATTAAAACCGGCGACTATGTCAAAAAAGGAGAAAAAGTAACTTTCTTTGCTCGATCGGACGAAGGATATGAGGTTTTAAGTTGGACAGGTGTTTCCGAGGTTTTGGAAAACAAAACGATTGCCACACGTGTTGTTGGACAACAGGAAACTGTAAAAGTGGTGTTTAGGAAGATACCTGATGGAGGTAAATTAACTATAATTGCTAAAAAATTGGAAAATATTGATATCGGTTCTAAAGATTATCTCTGGGCTGCTTGGGGGGCTGAAAAGGATTGGGCCCTTTTTACATACGATTTTAGAGCTAGGATATGTGAAGATTCTGGAGATGCCGCTTCTAATTTTTCTTCAATTTGGGCAGTTGCAGAGACTTATAAGAGTTCAGTTGAGCTCTATAAGAAGGGAACTTCTGGTGCAAATTCAGTATCATCATTGCAATTTATAGAAAAAAATCTTACATCGCTAAATAATATACCTTACTTTCAACTGGATACTAAGTTAGCAAAATATAATCGTGGTGCTGGTTGGTCTCTCAGAGATAAGGTATATCTTTCTGACTATAATCAAAGTATAATAGAATTTGTGTATGATAAGTCGCAGGATGCATGGAAATATAGAGTAAATCAATATTCGATTCCTGATGTTGACGTATCAATTCCTCCTGTAAATTTTATATTAAGGCGTGGAGAAACAAAAGATTTTACGATTTCGTATATTTCCAGTGCTGTCGGTACTGCCGAAGTAACCTATACCTTGAAGTGGGAATAG
- the thiI gene encoding tRNA uracil 4-sulfurtransferase ThiI, producing MEELFYLAKIGEINLKKGNLKDFEMRLSQNLRSYLPEAKSNIRVRAGRMYVSVKPEFKEKTEEALNKLIGITGWAEAIPAEKTIEAITETAKAEAIRARDAGAKTFKIESRRGEKNFPLTSYEISREVGGVIHTEGILKVDVHNPDIVISIEVREKAFIYGLEHKGRRGLPCGCSGRGLLLLSGGIDSPVAGFKMLTRGMKLDYIYFHSHPYTSPEAQAKVEKLAEILAAYGLGGYLNIIPFTKVQQQIREKSPEAYLTLMMRICMMKIANMTARGINSKCLITGESLAQVASQTVENLTVTNSYAEFPVFRPLIGLDKEEITIEAKKIGTYETSILPYEDCCVMFSPKHPILHSNLKDAAEIFERMEIDGLLEEAYSQREVKKMSF from the coding sequence ATGGAAGAACTTTTCTATCTTGCAAAAATAGGCGAAATTAACCTAAAAAAAGGGAATTTAAAAGACTTTGAAATGCGGCTTTCGCAGAATTTACGCAGCTATTTACCGGAGGCTAAATCCAATATACGCGTAAGAGCCGGAAGAATGTATGTAAGCGTCAAGCCCGAATTTAAAGAAAAAACCGAAGAAGCCCTAAATAAACTCATAGGCATTACAGGCTGGGCAGAAGCCATTCCTGCCGAAAAAACTATTGAAGCCATTACCGAAACAGCCAAAGCCGAAGCCATAAGGGCCCGGGATGCAGGGGCTAAGACCTTTAAAATAGAATCCCGCAGAGGAGAAAAAAACTTCCCCCTGACCTCCTACGAAATTTCACGGGAAGTGGGAGGGGTAATCCATACCGAAGGAATTTTAAAAGTAGACGTCCATAATCCCGACATTGTAATTTCCATCGAAGTAAGAGAAAAAGCCTTTATCTACGGCCTTGAGCACAAGGGACGGCGGGGGCTCCCCTGCGGCTGTTCGGGAAGAGGCCTTTTGCTCCTATCGGGAGGAATAGACTCCCCCGTTGCGGGCTTTAAGATGCTCACCCGCGGAATGAAGCTGGACTATATCTATTTTCACTCCCATCCTTATACCTCGCCCGAAGCCCAAGCTAAGGTTGAAAAACTGGCTGAAATCTTAGCCGCTTACGGCCTCGGCGGATACCTCAATATAATTCCTTTTACAAAGGTGCAGCAGCAAATCAGAGAAAAAAGCCCCGAGGCCTACCTAACTTTAATGATGAGAATCTGCATGATGAAAATAGCAAATATGACGGCAAGGGGTATCAATTCCAAATGCCTTATCACGGGAGAAAGCCTTGCTCAGGTTGCAAGTCAAACAGTAGAAAACCTGACCGTAACAAACTCTTATGCGGAATTTCCTGTTTTTAGGCCCCTCATCGGCCTTGATAAGGAAGAAATTACGATAGAAGCCAAGAAAATAGGCACCTACGAAACTTCAATCTTGCCGTATGAAGATTGCTGTGTAATGTTTTCACCCAAACACCCTATTTTACACTCAAACCTCAAAGACGCTGCCGAAATTTTCGAAAGAATGGAAATAGACGGCCTTTTAGAAGAGGCATACTCACAAAGAGAAGTAAAAAAGATGAGTTTTTAA